The following coding sequences are from one Lolium rigidum isolate FL_2022 chromosome 6, APGP_CSIRO_Lrig_0.1, whole genome shotgun sequence window:
- the LOC124661180 gene encoding transcription factor MYBS1-like, which translates to MTTQATTTAAWTKEEDKALENALAAAAPPPLDGLPEDDWFVALAASVPARSTEEVRLHYEALVEDVDAIDAGRIPLPRYAGEESAEPPYGAAPKDGGGGHRREDRKCYDSGKNCSKAEQERRKGIPWTEEEHRLFLLGLDKFGKGDWRSISRNFVISRTPTQVASHAQKYFIRLNSMNRDRRRSSIHDITSINFGEVVPQQSPITGQATGSPATAIMKHPGPPLPGMGMYWAPMGHPVAGHHMVPAAIGTPVMFPPGHSPYVMPVGYPAPQAKMHHQ; encoded by the exons ATGACCACTCAGGCGACGACCACCGCGGCGTGGACCAAGGAAGAGGACAAGGCGTTGGAGAACGCTCTCGcagctgccgcgccgccgccgctggacgGCCTGCCAGAGGACGACTGGTTTGTGGCGCTCGCGGCGAGCGTGCCAGCACGGTCGACGGAGGAGGTGCGGTTACACTACGAGGCACTGGTAGAGGACGTGGACGCCATCGACGCAGGACGCATCCCACTCCCGCGCTACGCTGGAGAGGAGTCCGCCGAGCCGCCCTACGGTGCCGCGCctaaggacggcggcggcgggcaccggCGCGAGGATCGGAAGTGCTACGACTCGGGGAAGAACTGCTCCAAAGCGGAGCAGGAGAGGCGCAAGGGCATCCCATGGACAGAGGAAGAGCACCG GTTGTTTTTGCTGGGGCTGGACAAGTTTGGCAAAGGCGACTGGCGGAGCATCTCGCGCAACTTTGTCATCTCCCGGACGCCGACTCAGGTGGCGAGCCACGCCCAGAAgtacttcatccgcctcaactccATGAACCGGGACAGGCGCCGCTCCAGCATCCACGACATCACCAGCATCAACTTCGGCGAAGTCGTCCCGCAGCAGAGCCCGATCACCGGCCAGGCCACAGGAAGTCCCGCCACGGCGATCATGAAGCACCCCGGGCCGCCGCTGCCCGGGATGGGCATGTACTGGGCGCCCATGGGCCACCCCGTGGCTGGCCACCACATGGTCCCTGCAGCCATCGGCACGCCGGTGATGTTCCCGCCGGGGCACTCGCCCTACGTCATGCCTGTCGGCTACCCGGCTCCCCAGGCGAAGATGCATCATCAATAA